From a single Vitis vinifera cultivar Pinot Noir 40024 chromosome 18, ASM3070453v1 genomic region:
- the LOC100853409 gene encoding metal tolerance protein 10 has translation MKSETGEDYRTELLHQARPEAKSWRLNLREFRLPERRSADPPFSLKGLLHHMTPRKKGKVAEYYKKQERLLEAYNEMETINSMGCLPGRLTEDELKQLEMNERMAIYASNIANLVLFTAKVYASFESRSLAVIASTLDSFLDLLSGFILWFTAHAMRTPNQYRYPIGKKRMQPVGIIVFASVMATLGLQILLESVRQLISGSRSKMDGEKEKWMIGIMVSVTVVKFVLMVYCRRFKNEIVSAYAKDHFFDVITNSIGLATAVLAVHFYWWIDPVGALIIAGYTIGTWAKTVIENVWSLIGRSAPPDFLAKLTYLIWNHHEDIKHIDTVRAYTFGSHYFVEVDIVLPEDMFLGRAHNIGETLQEKLEQLPEVERAFVHIDFEFTHRPEHKTKV, from the exons ATGAAGAGCGAAACAGGTGAAGATTACAGGACGGAGCTCCTCCATCAGGCGCGGCCGGAGGCTAAGTCATGGCGGCTCAATCTCAGAGAGTTCCGGCTGCCGGAGCGGAGGTCGGCCGACCCGCCTTTCAGTTTGAAAGGCCTTCTTCATCACATGACTCCAA GGAAAAAGGGCAAGGTTGCAGAGTATTACAAGAAGCAGGAAAGGCTCCTTGAAGCATACAATGAGATGGAAACCATTAATTCAATGGGTTGTTTGCCTGGCCGTCTTACTGAG GATGAACTGAAGCAGCTTGAAATGAATGAGAGGATGGCCATTTATGCATCCAACATAGCTAATCTTGTGCTTTTTACTGCAAAAGTTTATGCTTCTTTTGAGAGCAGATCATTGGCGGTTATTGCATCGACTCTCGACTCCTTCTTGGATCTCTTGTCTGGGTTTATTCTCTGGTTCACTGCCCATGCCATGAGAACACCGAACCAGTATCGCTATCCCATTGGAAAGAAGCGGATGCAACCGGTG GGGATCATTGTCTTTGCATCAGTAATGGCAACTCTTGGATTACAGATACTGCTCGAGTCTGTTCGGCAACTCATTTCAGGG TCTCGTTCAAAAATGGATGGTGAGAAGGAAAAATGGATGATTGGGATTATGGTTTCTGTCACAGTAGTGAAGTTTGTGCTCATGGTCTACTGCCGGAGGTTCAAGAACGAAATAGTTAGCGCCTATGCTAAAGACCATTTCTTTGATGTCATCACAAACTCCATCGGTTTAGCAACCGCAGTCCTGGCTGTTCATTTCTACTGGTGGATTGATCCTGTTGGCGCTCTAATA ATTGCAGGATATACAATTGGTACCTGGGCGAAGACCGTCATTGAGAATGTGTGGTCACTGATTGGAAGAAGTGCACCACCGGATTTCTTGGCAAAACTAACCTATCTCATATGGAACCACCATGAAGATATCAAGCATATTGACACAGTGAGAGCATATACTTTTGGTTCTCATTACTTTGTGGAGGTAGACATAGTGTTGCCAGAAGACATGTTCCTTGGCCGAGCACATAACATCGGTGAGACTCTCCAAGAGAAGTTAGAGCAACTACCTGAAGTAGAACGTGCATTTGTACATATAGATTTTGAGTTTACTCATAGGCCCGAGCACAAGACAAAggtatga